From the Exiguobacterium aurantiacum genome, one window contains:
- a CDS encoding DUF3899 domain-containing protein, translated as MSYYQDETLSFHLSGGLFVAGMLVFAIGMFSQMSASGLFDGIMYGFKRNRRAKLKEIDPDYEEDEEATPEERASQKQSAWRWVYVGVVSIVLSYVITLV; from the coding sequence TTGTCTTATTATCAGGATGAAACGTTATCGTTTCATTTGAGCGGCGGATTGTTTGTCGCTGGGATGCTCGTCTTTGCGATCGGCATGTTCTCTCAAATGAGCGCGTCCGGATTATTCGACGGCATCATGTACGGGTTCAAGCGCAACCGTCGCGCCAAGTTGAAAGAGATTGATCCGGATTATGAAGAAGACGAAGAAGCGACACCAGAAGAACGCGCGTCTCAAAAACAATCAGCTTGGCGTTGGGTGTATGTCGGGGTTGTCAGTATCGTTCTCTCCTACGTGATCACCCTCGTTTGA
- a CDS encoding peptide ABC transporter substrate-binding protein: protein MNKKKGFALATSVTLLSSAFLAACSGGEEETTSNNQGSEGGADEEQVLNLLDSSDIPSLNPTLATDAVSFNVLNNVNEGLYRMDDEDNPTPGIAEDHDVSEDGKTYTFKIREGATWSNGEPVTANDFEYAWKEVLNPDNASQYAYVMSIIEGAEAYNTGEGERDAVGVTATDDQTLEVKLTAPADYFLGLTSFGVFMPKLESFDTEQGENFGTSAETTLYNGPFKLESWEREQGWKMVKNDDYWDAEAVKLDEINVKVVKEVSTGVNLYENGDVDRTGLTSELVAQYQDNEDFSTVVEPTLFYLQFNTAVEALDNQNIRNAIDAAYDKAAISETLLANGSVPANYLVPKDFVTGPDGADFREANGDIGGYDVDRAKELWEAGLEELGQDSVEIELLNYDSESAKQIGEFIKGELEKNLPGITLTIKQQPFNNKLDLENKGEFELTFAGWGPDYQDPMTFVDLFVTDGPYNRGKWSNEEFDKLIESAKSSTDAEQRWADLQAAEKIVLEENAISPVYQRGSARLTKPYVKDIVEHAFGADYSYKWAYIEGKQ from the coding sequence ATGAATAAGAAAAAAGGTTTTGCTTTAGCAACGTCGGTAACGCTTCTATCTAGCGCATTCCTAGCAGCTTGCTCGGGTGGGGAAGAAGAGACAACATCAAATAATCAAGGTTCTGAAGGCGGCGCAGACGAGGAGCAAGTCCTCAACTTGCTCGATAGTTCTGACATCCCTTCACTTAACCCTACACTCGCGACTGACGCGGTTTCGTTCAACGTGTTGAACAATGTTAACGAAGGTCTCTATCGTATGGACGACGAAGATAACCCAACACCGGGGATCGCGGAAGATCACGACGTCTCTGAAGACGGTAAAACGTACACGTTCAAAATCCGTGAAGGCGCAACTTGGTCTAACGGTGAGCCTGTAACAGCTAACGACTTCGAATACGCTTGGAAAGAAGTCCTTAATCCGGACAACGCTTCACAATATGCTTACGTAATGTCAATCATCGAAGGTGCTGAAGCCTACAACACTGGCGAAGGCGAGCGCGACGCTGTCGGCGTCACTGCGACTGATGATCAGACACTTGAAGTTAAATTGACTGCACCAGCTGATTACTTCCTTGGCCTCACAAGCTTCGGCGTATTCATGCCTAAACTTGAGTCGTTCGACACTGAGCAAGGCGAGAACTTCGGTACGTCTGCAGAGACAACTCTCTACAACGGACCGTTCAAACTCGAAAGCTGGGAGCGCGAGCAAGGCTGGAAAATGGTTAAGAACGACGACTACTGGGATGCTGAGGCCGTCAAACTTGACGAAATCAACGTTAAAGTCGTTAAAGAAGTTTCAACAGGTGTTAACTTGTACGAAAACGGCGACGTTGACCGTACTGGTTTGACTTCTGAACTCGTTGCGCAATACCAAGACAACGAAGACTTCTCGACTGTCGTCGAGCCAACACTCTTCTACCTCCAGTTCAACACTGCGGTTGAAGCACTCGACAACCAAAACATCCGTAACGCGATTGACGCGGCATACGATAAAGCAGCGATCTCTGAAACGCTCCTTGCGAACGGTTCAGTTCCTGCCAACTACCTCGTACCAAAAGATTTCGTAACTGGACCAGACGGCGCGGACTTCCGTGAAGCGAACGGCGACATCGGCGGCTACGACGTGGATCGTGCGAAAGAACTTTGGGAAGCAGGACTTGAAGAGCTCGGCCAAGACTCTGTCGAAATCGAACTCCTCAACTATGACTCAGAATCTGCGAAGCAAATCGGTGAGTTCATCAAAGGTGAACTTGAGAAGAACCTTCCAGGTATCACACTTACAATCAAGCAACAACCGTTCAACAACAAACTTGACCTTGAGAACAAAGGTGAGTTCGAGTTGACATTCGCTGGATGGGGCCCTGACTACCAGGATCCAATGACATTCGTTGACCTCTTCGTCACTGACGGACCATACAACCGTGGTAAGTGGTCGAACGAAGAATTTGACAAACTCATCGAGTCTGCGAAATCAAGCACAGATGCTGAACAGCGTTGGGCTGACCTTCAAGCTGCAGAGAAAATCGTTCTTGAAGAGAACGCCATCTCGCCAGTTTACCAACGTGGATCGGCTCGCCTCACGAAGCCATACGTCAAGGACATCGTTGAACACGCGTTCGGCGCTGACTACTCGTACAAGTGGGCTTATATCGAAGGCAAACAGTAA
- the trpS gene encoding tryptophan--tRNA ligase has product MAKIFSGIKPTGVVTLGNYLGAMKQFVELQEEHEAFYCVVDLHSITVQLDRVELMDNTRKLAALYLACGLDPEKSTIFVQSEVKAHAQLGWMLTCIAGMGELSRMTQYKDKSQNSENIGAGLFVYPTLMAADILLYGTELVPVGDDQKQHVELTRDLAERFNKRYYETFTIPEPLIQKEGARIMSLTNPVKKMSKSDANVKGFISMLDEPNVIRKKIKSAVTDSSGVISFDRENKPGISNLLEIYSLSTDTPIDELVERYKDSNYGTFKQDVSEAVVALLEPIQNRYHELVDSAELDAILDAGREKAEAVANKNLAKIEKAMGLNRKRAKVKK; this is encoded by the coding sequence ATGGCAAAAATCTTTTCTGGCATTAAACCGACCGGCGTCGTGACGCTCGGCAACTACTTAGGCGCGATGAAACAGTTCGTCGAGCTCCAAGAAGAGCACGAGGCGTTCTACTGTGTCGTCGATCTCCATTCGATCACGGTCCAGCTCGACCGGGTCGAGTTGATGGACAACACGCGCAAACTCGCGGCGCTCTATCTCGCCTGCGGACTCGACCCTGAGAAATCGACGATTTTCGTCCAATCGGAAGTGAAAGCGCACGCCCAGCTCGGATGGATGTTGACATGTATCGCCGGCATGGGTGAACTAAGCCGCATGACGCAATACAAAGACAAATCTCAAAACAGTGAAAACATCGGCGCCGGCTTGTTCGTCTATCCGACGCTGATGGCAGCCGATATCCTCTTGTACGGGACAGAACTCGTCCCGGTCGGCGATGACCAAAAACAACACGTCGAATTGACACGTGATTTGGCCGAACGCTTCAACAAACGTTATTATGAGACGTTCACGATTCCTGAACCACTCATTCAAAAAGAAGGCGCGCGCATCATGAGCTTGACGAACCCCGTCAAGAAGATGTCGAAATCGGATGCGAACGTAAAAGGTTTTATTTCAATGCTCGATGAGCCGAACGTCATCCGTAAGAAAATCAAGAGCGCGGTTACGGACTCGAGCGGTGTCATCAGTTTCGACCGGGAGAACAAACCAGGCATCTCGAACTTGCTTGAGATTTACTCGCTGTCGACCGATACACCAATCGATGAACTCGTCGAGCGCTACAAAGATTCGAATTATGGGACGTTCAAGCAAGACGTCTCGGAAGCGGTCGTCGCGTTGCTCGAGCCAATCCAGAATCGCTATCACGAACTCGTCGACTCAGCTGAGCTCGATGCGATCCTCGACGCGGGTCGTGAAAAAGCGGAAGCCGTCGCCAACAAAAATCTCGCGAAGATCGAGAAAGCGATGGGCCTGAACCGAAAACGGGCCAAAGTGAAGAAATAA